A genome region from Paludibacterium sp. B53371 includes the following:
- the tgt gene encoding tRNA guanosine(34) transglycosylase Tgt, whose product MLKFTVHKTSGGARRGTLELNHGTVETPVFQPVGTYGSVKAMSPLELNEIGAQIILGNTFHLWLRPGLEVIEQFGGLHQFIGWDKPILTDSGGFQVFSLGDLRKLTEEGCTFQSPVNGDRCFLSPEVSMKIQRVLNSDIVMIFDECTPYPADYDTAAASMRMSLRWAERSRRAFDDLKNPNALFGIIQGSMYNDLREESLRELMNIGFDGIAIGGLSVGEPKEEMERMLKVMQPMLPADKPHYLMGVGTPEDLVYGVAHGVDMFDCVMPTRNARNGWLFTQWGDIKIKNACHKQDTRPLDEACECYTCRNFSRGYLHHLHRVGEILGARLNTIHNLHYYQQLMREIRASIEQDRFEDFRAEFAVKRARGTK is encoded by the coding sequence ATGCTCAAGTTTACCGTTCACAAAACCTCCGGTGGCGCCCGTCGCGGCACGCTGGAACTGAATCACGGCACCGTGGAGACCCCGGTGTTCCAGCCCGTCGGCACCTACGGCTCCGTCAAGGCCATGAGCCCGCTGGAGCTCAACGAGATCGGCGCCCAGATCATTCTGGGCAACACCTTCCACCTGTGGCTGCGCCCGGGGCTGGAAGTCATCGAGCAATTCGGCGGACTGCACCAGTTCATCGGCTGGGACAAGCCGATCCTGACCGACTCCGGCGGCTTCCAGGTCTTCAGCCTCGGCGACCTGCGCAAACTGACCGAAGAGGGTTGCACCTTCCAGAGCCCGGTCAACGGCGACCGCTGCTTCCTGTCGCCGGAAGTGTCAATGAAGATCCAGCGGGTCCTCAACTCCGACATCGTGATGATCTTCGACGAGTGCACCCCCTACCCGGCCGACTACGACACCGCCGCCGCCTCGATGCGCATGAGCCTGCGCTGGGCGGAACGCTCGCGCCGCGCCTTCGACGACCTCAAGAATCCCAACGCCCTGTTCGGCATCATTCAGGGCTCGATGTACAACGATCTGCGCGAAGAGTCGCTGCGCGAACTGATGAACATCGGCTTTGACGGTATCGCCATCGGCGGCCTGTCGGTGGGTGAGCCCAAAGAAGAGATGGAGCGTATGCTCAAGGTCATGCAGCCGATGCTGCCGGCCGACAAGCCGCACTATCTGATGGGCGTCGGCACGCCGGAAGATCTGGTATACGGCGTGGCCCACGGCGTGGACATGTTCGACTGCGTGATGCCGACCCGCAATGCCCGCAATGGCTGGCTGTTTACCCAGTGGGGCGACATCAAGATCAAGAATGCCTGCCACAAGCAGGATACCCGCCCGCTGGACGAAGCCTGCGAGTGCTATACCTGCCGCAACTTCAGCCGCGGCTACCTGCACCATCTGCATCGCGTGGGCGAAATTCTCGGCGCACGCCTGAACACCATCCACAACCTGCATTATTACCAGCAGCTGATGCGTGAAATCCGCGCCTCGATCGAGCAGGACCGCTTCGAGGACTTCCGTGCCGAATTCGCCGTCAAGCGAGCGCGGGGCACAAAATAA
- the thrS gene encoding threonine--tRNA ligase: MPDIRLPDGSIRSFEQPVTVHEVAASIGAGLARAALAGRVDGQLVDTSFRIEKDAELAIVTDRDADGLDIIRHSTAHLLAYAVKELFPEAQVTIGPAIDNGFYYDFSYKRPFTPEDLQAIEKKMGELAKKDIPVERYVLPRDEAVAYFKSIGEHYKAEIIESIPQGEVVSLYREGEFTDLCRGPHVPSTGKLKVFKLMKVAGAYWRGDSKNEMLQRVYGTAWAKKEDLDAYLFMLEEAEKRDHRKLGTQLDLFHLQDEAPGMVFWHPKGWQLWQNVEQYMRAKLTREGYREVRTPMMMDVNLWERSGHAANYRENMFVTESEKRDYAVKPMNCPGHIQIFNSALRSYRDLPLRYAEFGSCHRNEPSGALHGIMRVRGFVQDDGHIFCTEEQINQEAKDFHRLVMEVYDRFGFDKVAIKLALRPEKRIGAEETWDKAEDGMREALRACGVEWEELPGEGAFYGPKIEYHIKDALGRSWQCGTLQLDFMLPERLDAEYVADDNSRKRPVMLHRAALGSLERFLGILIENHAGAFPLWLAPVQIAVMNITEAQADYASQVAETLKKQGFRVELDLRNEKISYKIREHSLQKLPYQVIVGDKEKAGGLVAVRARGEDLGQLTVDDFVARLLADMPAD, translated from the coding sequence ATGCCTGACATTCGCCTGCCTGACGGTTCCATTCGCTCATTCGAACAGCCGGTGACGGTGCACGAAGTCGCTGCGTCGATCGGCGCCGGTCTGGCGCGTGCCGCGCTCGCCGGTCGTGTTGACGGCCAGCTGGTGGACACCTCGTTCCGAATCGAGAAGGATGCCGAACTGGCGATCGTTACCGATCGCGATGCCGACGGTCTGGATATCATTCGTCACTCCACGGCCCACCTGCTGGCTTATGCCGTCAAGGAGCTGTTCCCCGAGGCGCAGGTGACCATCGGGCCGGCGATCGACAACGGCTTCTACTACGATTTCAGCTACAAGCGTCCGTTTACGCCGGAAGATCTGCAGGCCATCGAAAAGAAGATGGGCGAACTGGCCAAGAAGGACATCCCGGTCGAGCGCTATGTGCTGCCGCGCGATGAGGCGGTCGCCTACTTCAAGTCGATTGGCGAACATTACAAGGCCGAAATCATCGAGTCGATTCCGCAGGGTGAGGTGGTGTCGCTGTACCGCGAGGGCGAGTTCACTGACCTCTGCCGTGGCCCGCACGTGCCGTCGACCGGCAAGCTGAAGGTGTTCAAGCTGATGAAGGTCGCGGGTGCCTACTGGCGTGGCGACAGCAAGAACGAAATGCTGCAGCGTGTTTACGGTACGGCCTGGGCGAAAAAGGAAGATCTGGACGCTTATCTGTTCATGCTGGAGGAGGCGGAAAAGCGCGATCATCGCAAGCTGGGTACCCAGCTGGATCTGTTCCATTTGCAGGACGAAGCGCCGGGCATGGTGTTCTGGCACCCCAAGGGCTGGCAATTGTGGCAGAACGTCGAGCAGTACATGCGTGCCAAACTGACGCGTGAGGGCTATCGCGAAGTACGTACGCCGATGATGATGGACGTCAATTTGTGGGAGCGTTCCGGTCACGCCGCCAACTATCGCGAAAACATGTTTGTGACCGAGTCGGAAAAGCGCGACTACGCGGTCAAGCCGATGAATTGTCCGGGGCATATCCAGATTTTCAACAGCGCACTGCGTTCTTATCGCGATTTGCCGTTGCGCTATGCCGAGTTCGGTTCCTGCCACCGCAACGAACCGTCGGGGGCCCTGCACGGCATCATGCGTGTGCGCGGTTTTGTGCAGGATGATGGTCATATTTTCTGTACCGAAGAACAGATCAATCAGGAGGCCAAGGATTTCCACCGTCTGGTGATGGAGGTCTATGACCGCTTCGGCTTCGACAAGGTGGCCATCAAACTGGCGCTGCGACCGGAAAAGCGCATTGGCGCGGAAGAAACCTGGGACAAGGCGGAAGACGGCATGCGCGAAGCGCTGCGTGCCTGCGGTGTTGAGTGGGAAGAGCTGCCGGGTGAGGGCGCTTTCTATGGTCCGAAGATCGAGTACCACATCAAGGATGCGCTGGGACGTTCCTGGCAGTGCGGTACGCTGCAGCTGGACTTCATGCTGCCGGAGCGTCTGGATGCCGAATATGTCGCCGATGACAACAGTCGCAAGCGCCCGGTGATGCTGCATCGCGCCGCGCTCGGCTCGCTTGAGCGCTTCCTCGGCATTCTGATCGAAAACCATGCCGGTGCCTTCCCCTTGTGGCTGGCGCCGGTGCAGATTGCGGTGATGAATATCACCGAAGCACAGGCTGATTACGCCTCTCAGGTTGCGGAAACGCTGAAAAAACAAGGCTTCCGTGTGGAACTTGACTTGAGAAACGAGAAGATCAGCTATAAAATCCGCGAGCACAGCCTACAGAAGTTGCCGTATCAAGTGATTGTCGGCGACAAGGAAAAGGCTGGCGGATTGGTTGCCGTGCGGGCACGTGGTGAGGATCTCGGTCAGCTGACCGTGGATGATTTTGTCGCCCGTCTGCTGGCGGATATGCCGGCGGATTGA
- the yajC gene encoding preprotein translocase subunit YajC codes for MFLISSAFAAGPAAGAENPIMQFLPMIVIFALFYLLLIRPQQKKAKETKQMLAALAKGDEVMTQGGFAGRISKLDEQFATVEIAKGVEIQLARAAITGKLEKGTIKSL; via the coding sequence ATGTTTCTGATTTCTTCCGCATTTGCAGCCGGCCCGGCCGCCGGCGCAGAAAACCCGATCATGCAGTTCCTGCCGATGATCGTCATTTTCGCGCTGTTCTACCTGCTGCTGATCCGTCCGCAGCAAAAGAAGGCCAAAGAGACCAAGCAAATGCTGGCAGCCCTGGCCAAGGGCGACGAAGTCATGACCCAGGGTGGCTTTGCCGGCCGCATCAGCAAGCTGGACGAACAGTTTGCCACCGTGGAAATCGCCAAGGGCGTTGAAATCCAGCTGGCACGTGCTGCGATCACCGGCAAGCTGGAAAAAGGCACGATCAAGTCCCTGTAA